One Nicotiana tomentosiformis chromosome 1, ASM39032v3, whole genome shotgun sequence genomic window, CTGGAAAGTATTAAGGAGATAGATAAAGATAACAATGATGGAGTACAAATTCCCACATGTTCTAGATCTGAAATCACACATACAGGAGATGCAATAGTAATGGAAACACAGAGAATTACCAATGTTCTTCGTGTTCCAGATTTTAAGTTCAACTTGCTTTCAATGTCAAAGTTGACTAAAGAACTGTATTGTTCAGCTTGCTTCTACCCTGATTTTGTTGTCTTTCAGGGACTCTTCAATGGCAAGGTACTGGGATTAGTAAGGAGAACAATGGCCAATACATACTGAAGAGGGAGAGAGTAGTAGCAGCAGTTTCAATACAAAAAGAGTCTGTAGATACAACATTATGGCATCAAAAGTTAGGGCATTCATCACCAATGGCAATGTAGCATTTACCAGCTTTGAAGAACAAACTGAATCAAAAAGTACAAGAAGACTATCAAATCTGTCCATTAGCCTAGCAAAGTAGACTAAAATTCCTACTAGTAACAGCAAATCTAATTGTGTTTTCCAGCTTGTGCACATTGATGTATGGGGTCCATATAGGACTACCACTTATGATAGAAAGCACTATTTTGCTACATTAGTTGATGATTAAAGTAGATATACTTGGATTTGCTTACTGAATTCAAAGTGTGAGGTGATAACTGTACTAAGAAAGTTTCTGTCATTAATAAAGAATCAATTTGGGACAACGATTAAGGTTCTGAGATTCGACAATGGAACTGAATTCTTTAATGCAAAGTGTAATGAATTGTTGTCTTCATTTGGCATTATACATCAGAGTAGTTGTCTCTATAtccctcaacaaaatggggtagttgAGAGGAAGCATAGGCATATTTTGGAGATGGCAAGAGCACTAATGTTTCAGAGTGGGTTACCAACCAGGTTCTGGGGAGACTGTAAAAACTGCAGTCTACCTCATTAACAAACTACCTACAAGGGTACTAGATGGTAAATCACCTTATGAAATGCTACATGGGAAGCCTCTTAAGATTGAACACTTGAGGGTCTTTGGATGCATATGCTATGCAAGCATCCTGCCCAAGGGCGATAAACTATCACCAAGAGCAAGAAGAACTGTGCTGATAGGATATTCAGAAACTCAGAAAGGTTATATGTTGTTTAATTTGGACTCCAAGACCTTTCTGGTTAGCAGGGATGTTAGTTTCAGAGAGAATTTTTTTCCTTTCAAGCAATTAGCAGAGTCTTCTGAGGATCTATTTCTCTCTTCATCTATAGAACATACTGAGTGTGCAGTCCAACCAACTCAGCAGATGTGTGAACCAACTTCTGGTCAATCACTACAAGGAACAGAATCTAACACTATCACTGGTGAGGGAGTTGCCCAGGTGGAAGAAGATGACAATGGGATTGCAACAGATGAAATTGATCATGTAATGGATGTAGAGATGGATAATGGAGCAGATGTAGAATTGGATTCAGAGATGGAAAATTGAGCCAATGCACCAGTTGAAGTACCTATACATGAAGAACTACATGAAGAGCCTGTCACTCCCTCCAGGAATCTCGTTCACTCAATCACCAATCATGTTCAATATGACCATCTACCAAGTCATTACCAATCTTACCTGACAGAATTCTCCAACAACATTGAGCCATCTTCTTTCAGGGAAGCATCACAAGTTAATCGATGGATTGGTGCTATGAAGCAAGAGATACATGCTCTTGAGGACAACAATATATGAGTAGTAGTTGACTTGCCATCAGGGAAACAACCAATACGCTCAAAATGGGTTTACAAGATAAAATATAAGGCTAATGGGGAAGTTGACAGGTTCAAGGCTAGATTGGTGGCAAAGGGCTACACACAACAAGAGGGTCTAGACTACCATGAGACCTTCTCTCATGTTGCCAAGATGGTTACAGTCAGGACTGTCATCAGCTCAGCTGCCTCTGAAGGATGGATTCTCTATCAGATGGATATCAATAATGCATTTTTGCAAGGAGACCTCATGGAAGATGTATACATGGACTTGCCACAGGGATTCCATAGGCAGGGGGAGTCCAAAGTATGCAAGCTATTGACATCACTATATGGATTAAAGCAGGCATCAAGACAATGGAACATCAAGTTGTCTAATGCATTGCTCACTGTTGGATACTCTCAAAGTGCCTATGATCATTCTCTGTTCACAAAAAGGGGAGATGGCAGAAACATAgtgataattcttgtatgtagTCCCGAGTTTGTTTCTCCCTCGTGATTGACACCTTGGTACGTTTGAACATCAGACTTTGGGGAACATCAACCCCTCCGATAATCATATgatgatgtgttgaggttcctcttgctcgttTTGTTTATTGGAATCCTtgtttctgaaatgattcttggctcaatCACTtagaaactcccgaaggtgcccgtCGTTGAATAACCTGACTACTTCTTCTCTGAATTAtcgacaatcttccgttctgtggccatgggtgccatgatatttgcacatttggttgggatttctctgggctggatcggtttgtaaaggtcgaggccatttggtatctttgatgcgtccgatagacGATACGATGCCGACTGCGTCAACATTAAAGTTATATTCTATTAATCGTGGTGCCTCTTTAGGTACGATAGGCCTGTCGAAGCTgttcttactcataagccctcgagagctctagCCTCGATCACCCCTCCTTTCATTTCATACAGGATTTTGCCCAGATCCGCTGCTCctacgatctccattatacgACTGATACTGATCCCTGTTCAACCTCGGTTCTCGGTCAATGTCCCTCTTGATTCTATCAACGGTCCTTGATAgaataaacggacccggaaggagcTCCaagctggtcatcttcgaccctgatctttgattgataccgattgtgcatATCGGCCTAAGTAATAgcgggtattctatcaaattctgcttcaactgttgtgaagccactgaacttcgaacattgagtccttgggtgaaagcttgaacaacccaatcatcggcgaccggtggcagatccattcgttccatttggaatcgagacacgaattctctgagcatttcgttgtccttctaccttaccttgaaaaggtccgacttcctggttttGACCTTGATGACCCCAGTgtgtgcctttacaaaagaatctgcaagtatagcaaacgaatcaatagagttaggtggtaaattgtggtaccatatcatagctccctttgacatggtttccccaaatttctttagcaagacAGATTTGATCTCgtcatcctctagatcattccctttgataGCACATATGTAAAAGGTGacatgctcgtttgggtcggtcgttccattgtatttaggaatctcgggcatgctgAACTTCTTGGGAATCGATTTGGGAGCCGCGCTCAAGGGGAAgagtttttgcacgaactttttggaatccagacCCTTCAATATttgtggtgcccccgggatttgatcgaccctggagttataagtttccaccttcttatcgtttgcctcgatcttcttttccccAGACTCAACttgttttgtcagttcttcgagcatctttatgattgCACGATCGGACTCCAATTCCTTCTCGTTCGATTTCCTTGAAACCGATTCGACCCTATGGACAACTTCTTGGGACGGCTCGGGCTCGATCTTGCTCGCTGGGTGATTCTGGTTTTGGAGCTGGgctatcgctgcttgttgagcctgcaacatttcgaagatcacccgcaggCTAATCCCGCCCTCTTCGCCGCAACGTGTACTTTGAGCGGCTGATCGAATGTCTCTACGGATGCTATTCTCGGGATCAACGGCCAAATTTGTATTGATGGCAACATGCGAGCTGACGTTAATTGGATCTACAGCCGGAACTCTATCAAGGCCAACTGGAGGTATGTCGTTCCCTGGTGCTATGTTATCATTTTCGCCGTGGTGACTAAAATCATTGTCCACGTGTAGAGGTGTTGACTTAGAGTTCGACATTTTGGTTCTAGAATCAAAGATactccaaagaacaagtgtaaaatagtgtgtgatGAAAGTTTGTACCaggtaatcactattatccttagtcccacggtgggcgccaaactgtttaccctaatcggataacaattgaatttatacgcgattttatggatacgtgatataacttgatacaaattaagGAACACAGATTAAAATTGAAATTGATGATAAAAGAAttaatgcaaaccacacgaatcgAGCAGCCTTATGCCAAACTGTTTATCAAATCAAACAGCTTTGGCCCTCGAGTTCGATCACCCTTGATCGGAGAGATGTCTCAACTAATGTATGAACAGAATAACAAGATGATAAAAGCTAGAAAATaacagtatattgctttatgttgcgTAATGTATCCCTTTACAAATGCTCagactccctttatatagtaggggagtcctactctcgATACAATTCTATACAAGGTAAGaaatctcatgatttgctaatCAATCGGCCTATCCTTGATACGTGCTGAGATTTCCGCTGTGATCTATAACCGATCACAGATATTTCGTCCTTCTATTATTCGGCTTGGTAAATTTTTCTCGATCTCGTCTAGTCTCGATTTTGTTCGATGACATGGTCTCGAGTTTAACGATATAGCTTCGCACCTCGGTTTGAAATAATTCGAGGTTGAACTTTAACCTATCATTTTTCAGTCTCGATTAGTCGCACAAGAGGCGAACCCGATTTTGACTGTATACAGTAACAAAATGGTAATTCGCCTACAACCCTACAAAACAACACGTGCCAAAACTTATAGTAATAAAATATTACGGGAGGTAAGAATCTTAGGATTAATTTCAATAGCACGTTCCAAATGTCGGACAATGACCATGGCTTCCTAAGTCCTAACCATGGAATTACTTGTACGCAAGGGAAGATGAACACAATAAAAAGGTTTGTAACACTGCACATGGCTTCGCTTAATTAACTTGAAAATTTATCTATGGTTTGAATTTAGTGTTCAATATTTCTATTACTGGTAACCTCTTGCAGATGCATAGGCTCATAACATGACCTTCTAGTTATAAAAAATACAATTATGGTCTAAACGAATTAaggagagaaaaataaaaaatgcaaAGACAAGCCATATGCTACTCATGTGCCAAATCGTTAAACAATGTGTCGAGTTTATACGGCACTTTGAACTTTGAACAAGTTGCTTCGAAAGATTAACTTATATATACTAATTGTGTAAAAATAAATTACACTATCTgtgtattttaatatatattgtaGCATATGatatgttttattttttaagttatCAATCTCACTTTTTATGAATAGTGTTAATTACCTATAATCATCTTTATGATTATACTCTTCTAGATATTATAATCATGTAAAAGAAATTTTATAGATAGTAGGATATTGATATTAAAATCTTCGTTCACCTCAGGGTTAGATAATTTCGTAAAGGAAACGAACTGGGTTTTTTGTGGCTACATATGGAGATATTAAATATTAATCTCCCGTGTTTGCATTTTTTCGTTGACCATTACTTTATGTTTTTGAGAGTgtcaatttaattaattattacaGTGACATTGGACAGGGATAAAACTGATCATTTTACACAAAACTAAAACTTATGAAATATATAAACCACAAGaaaaatatcatattatacacacATACACTCTCTTCAAATCTTAGTGTTGTTACAATTCCATCGAGGTGCCAATTGTTTAACACGAACATTTGGCCATGAGAGGAGAAAGTTCAGCTGAAAGCTATGAGAAACGTAATGATGTGAAGTGATTACAACATGATTTTGCTGTTTCAGTATTTCAGGAATACAATATTTTTGGAGGGTTTTCTGTGACAAACGAAATGATTTTGACATCTTCAAATTATGTTATCTCCGtgaattataatttacttttaacTAGTTCCATTTTACATGATATTGTTCTTTTTTTTAAAGATTAAAGATATATACTTTTCACCAAAATTTTAGTAACAATATTTTGTACTAACATAACATTGTTGAGTTTTATGAGCAAAAACTTTTCTTTGACATTGTTAATCGAGGTCCATAGAAGAAACAACATAATATCCACTCGGTATGATataaacacaaaagaaaaagaaatcattGATAACGTAAatcaaacaatttttttttaatttcatcatATATAATATATACACCAAGGATGTTGAAACTAGAACGAGTCTAAAGCTAGGGGGAGAAACCAGCCTTaattttttccttcattttctcaAACCACCATCTATTTTTCATGACTACCCATTTCATTTAGGTAGAAAAATCATTGAAATTataattcttctatttttttttcaaccattcttttccttttttcataATTTACAATTAAAGATTTAAT contains:
- the LOC138907913 gene encoding uncharacterized protein; its protein translation is MGLNESYSYVRSDVLLKRPVLTVNQAYSVVVQKESQRKLGVVEVNRDPLTMLAGKGQAFKNKKLGLVCEYCGYKGHLKENCYKIIGYPPDFKSKKKGQFNPRKPHANIANTDEDVSAKNQYQQGNYFTEDQYKQLLSLLTKSTAGDNTSGFVGSSNLAGTISLLSNAQSYNWIVDSGASHHITFCKNILESIKEIDKDNNDGVQIPTCSRSEITHTGDAIVMETQRITNVLRVPDFKFNLLSMSKLTKELYCSACFYPDFVVFQGLFNGKCEVITVLRKFLSLIKNQFGTTIKVLRFDNGTEFFNAKCSGETVKTAVYLINKLPTRVLDGKSPYEMLHGKPLKIEHLRVFGCICYASILPKGDKLSPRARRTVLIGYSETQKGYMLFNLDSKTFLVSRDVSFRENFFPFKQLAESSEDLFLSSSIEHTECAVQPTQQMCEPTSGQSLQGTESNTITGEGVAQVEEDDNGIATDEIDHVMDVEMDNGADVELDSEMEN